From a single Gracilimonas sp. genomic region:
- a CDS encoding sensor histidine kinase, translating to MDLYQHGLSSTVKPVFVFIPFTGILVFKVRWAIFIYLVSILTYAIIAYGYLTGQIPPGLMDPALNVPYKWAVNGVILSLVGIIIAMFVHIFIQSIIQIIEQQDQSYEVLEHQDRELKQNIEEKKVLLQEIHHRVKNNLAVVSGLLDLQSGMAPDDFSRSALKLSTNRILSISKVHELLYQSEDVSRIHFKKYIKELAGIILDSFNKTGLEINLKLDIDIQYLNVNHGVPIGIILNELITNSLKHGFNEAQESYQIHISAFEEDEHYKIIYQDNGSGVVVNKSEKLSGLGITLVDSLLTQIEAESQLKTDGMYHLSFRFPKELS from the coding sequence ATGGACCTGTACCAGCACGGTCTCAGTTCTACGGTAAAGCCGGTATTTGTATTTATCCCATTTACGGGCATACTGGTTTTTAAAGTTCGTTGGGCCATTTTTATCTATTTAGTATCCATTCTTACCTATGCAATAATAGCCTATGGATATTTGACTGGTCAAATACCACCCGGCTTGATGGACCCTGCACTAAACGTACCCTATAAATGGGCTGTAAATGGTGTTATACTGTCTTTGGTAGGCATTATCATTGCCATGTTTGTGCATATCTTCATACAGTCTATAATTCAGATTATTGAGCAACAGGATCAAAGCTATGAGGTTCTCGAGCATCAAGACCGGGAGCTGAAACAAAATATAGAAGAGAAAAAGGTGCTGCTGCAGGAGATACATCACCGGGTAAAAAACAACTTGGCAGTGGTTTCTGGCTTATTGGATTTGCAATCGGGAATGGCCCCTGATGATTTCTCAAGGTCAGCTCTTAAATTGAGTACCAACAGAATTTTATCAATTTCAAAAGTTCATGAACTGCTATACCAATCGGAAGATGTAAGCAGGATTCATTTCAAAAAATACATCAAAGAATTAGCGGGTATCATTCTTGATAGTTTTAATAAGACCGGGTTAGAAATAAATTTAAAGTTAGATATCGACATTCAATATTTAAATGTAAATCATGGAGTTCCGATCGGCATCATTTTAAATGAATTGATTACAAACAGTCTGAAGCATGGTTTTAATGAGGCTCAGGAAAGCTACCAAATTCATATTTCTGCTTTTGAAGAAGATGAGCACTATAAAATTATCTATCAGGATAATGGAAGTGGGGTTGTTGTTAATAAATCGGAAAAATTATCCGGTTTGGGCATCACATTAGTAGATTCGCTGTTAACCCAAATTGAAGCAGAATCACAACTTAAAACAGACGGGATGTATCACCTTTCATTTCGTTTCCCAAAAGAATTATCCTGA
- a CDS encoding enoyl-CoA hydratase/isomerase family protein: protein MSITQQRISSHILWATINRPEARNAIDFDVMDELEQLVESLEKDDEIRVFILSGAGRQSFVAGGDLKKFHTIQSKEKAVEMSKRMHDIFNRIERLPCWTVACINGDAYGGGIELMLAFDLRVSVPDAKFGFTQGRFYLVPGWGGLTRLVEKIGKAKALQWCGKAEVLSASSVLAHGLIEHILKGEDLESEVLEWTEKLTKNDRKFIQTLKAGASRFSHQRTESLEAEVEPFAELWVDAEHIQRVEKFMSRKNDDSG from the coding sequence ATGAGCATTACCCAACAACGTATTTCTTCCCACATTTTATGGGCGACGATAAACCGACCTGAAGCCCGAAATGCCATCGACTTTGATGTGATGGATGAGCTGGAGCAGCTGGTTGAATCTCTTGAAAAGGACGATGAGATCCGGGTTTTCATTTTAAGCGGAGCCGGAAGGCAGTCGTTTGTAGCGGGTGGTGATCTCAAAAAATTTCACACCATACAATCCAAAGAAAAGGCAGTGGAGATGTCGAAGCGAATGCATGATATCTTTAACCGGATTGAACGGCTGCCCTGCTGGACGGTCGCCTGCATAAATGGAGATGCGTATGGAGGAGGCATTGAGCTGATGCTGGCTTTTGACTTACGGGTGTCGGTGCCTGATGCCAAATTCGGCTTTACACAGGGTCGTTTTTATCTGGTTCCCGGCTGGGGAGGTTTGACAAGGCTTGTCGAAAAAATAGGTAAGGCCAAAGCATTGCAGTGGTGTGGAAAGGCCGAAGTACTTTCTGCCAGCAGCGTACTGGCTCATGGTTTAATCGAACATATTTTAAAGGGTGAAGATTTAGAAAGTGAAGTACTTGAGTGGACAGAAAAGCTCACCAAAAACGACCGGAAGTTTATACAAACGCTGAAAGCGGGTGCATCAAGATTTTCCCACCAAAGAACAGAATCGCTGGAAGCAGAAGTAGAACCTTTTGCAGAGCTTTGGGTTGATGCTGAACATATACAACGTGTTGAAAAATTTATGAGCAGAAAGAATGATGATTCTGGCTAA
- a CDS encoding T9SS type A sorting domain-containing protein produces MRTTAKITYRSALRISAYSAIILLLLSPAKLSAQTTVLKDINPGISDADIEYMTMVGDTMYFVADNQEDEGELYITDGTAEGTKKITDLAPDDDYPDIEELTPLGNKLIFTAVTEEHSDEVYVSDGTSSGTYLLKDIYPGDYSSDAEHFGVMNGKAYFPAEDGRYPDADNGEELWVTDGTSSGTYMLKDLDPGQYLQYSWSNEETNHSSRPDNFFAHNGTMYFSARHHEYGEELWATDGTADGTYMVKDIFPGLYEDSDDNKNDSSPTNFSSINGTVLFNAKSDTSYNYYLYTTDGTEEGTIKFLDKEIHIRDKPVEYKGSWYFFSGAELWKSDGTPEGTSLVIDMAIDNYVIEDGSDLSPKIFKLNNQLYFFSTYTLWKTDGTKAGTEKAVESIFNLFDFHHTEFAAVYDGRIYFVASDDGYGQAHVAGRELWMTDGTQEGTMYVANLRTGIDRGEPDGSDPEELRVLNGKLYFTAEGDSLGREIWMTNGIPQRQAQIEDTLRLAEFPNFGATVNFNEMTQPFTINATMNLGAEAEQINLPDTLSMVSNKLWGFHTETTSAFNAEVCFSLQQIDLSNIDTALLSIAKRESDQSEWNLLSSSLTDNQESICASGITSFSDFTIVERPQQNTNVSTEDENLPHSFTLKNAYPNPFNPTTTISYSIPEAGDVRLTVYNLVGQKISTLVNERQSAGSYQIDFDAGQLSSGIYFYRLEAGGQVRVKKMTLLK; encoded by the coding sequence ATGAGAACCACCGCCAAAATCACTTATCGTTCTGCCCTCAGAATTTCTGCTTATTCTGCCATCATCCTGCTGTTGTTATCACCAGCTAAGCTATCTGCGCAAACCACGGTGCTAAAAGACATAAACCCCGGCATCAGTGATGCGGATATTGAATACATGACTATGGTCGGAGACACCATGTACTTTGTGGCCGACAATCAGGAAGATGAAGGCGAGCTGTATATAACAGACGGTACGGCGGAAGGAACCAAGAAAATTACAGACCTGGCTCCGGATGATGATTATCCTGATATCGAAGAACTAACTCCCTTAGGTAATAAACTCATATTTACAGCCGTAACCGAAGAACATTCTGATGAAGTGTATGTATCAGATGGAACATCTTCAGGCACATATTTACTAAAAGATATTTACCCGGGCGATTACTCCTCGGATGCCGAGCATTTTGGAGTGATGAACGGCAAAGCCTACTTCCCTGCTGAAGACGGACGCTACCCCGATGCCGATAACGGCGAAGAACTCTGGGTCACAGATGGTACTTCGTCAGGCACCTACATGCTTAAAGATTTAGATCCGGGTCAATATTTACAGTATTCCTGGAGTAATGAAGAAACCAACCACAGCTCTCGTCCCGATAACTTTTTTGCACACAATGGTACCATGTATTTTTCAGCCCGCCATCATGAATATGGAGAAGAACTGTGGGCTACGGATGGAACCGCCGACGGCACTTATATGGTAAAGGACATTTTTCCGGGGTTGTATGAAGATTCTGACGATAACAAAAATGACAGCTCACCTACTAATTTTTCATCTATCAATGGCACCGTATTGTTTAACGCCAAAAGTGACACCTCCTACAACTACTACTTATACACCACGGATGGTACAGAAGAAGGCACTATAAAGTTTTTAGATAAGGAAATACATATCAGGGATAAGCCCGTTGAGTACAAGGGAAGCTGGTACTTTTTTTCAGGTGCTGAATTATGGAAAAGTGACGGCACCCCGGAGGGAACATCCCTTGTTATTGATATGGCGATCGATAATTATGTAATTGAGGACGGCTCTGATCTTAGCCCGAAAATTTTCAAGCTAAATAATCAGCTTTACTTTTTCAGCACCTATACGCTATGGAAAACCGATGGTACCAAAGCCGGAACTGAAAAAGCGGTAGAGTCTATTTTCAACCTGTTTGATTTTCACCATACTGAATTTGCAGCGGTATATGACGGACGCATCTACTTTGTTGCATCGGATGATGGGTACGGGCAGGCCCATGTAGCCGGCCGTGAACTATGGATGACCGACGGCACTCAAGAGGGTACTATGTATGTAGCCAACCTGCGTACCGGCATCGACCGTGGCGAACCCGATGGCTCTGACCCGGAAGAACTGCGTGTACTGAATGGAAAGTTATACTTCACCGCTGAAGGTGACTCTTTGGGAAGGGAAATCTGGATGACCAACGGCATCCCTCAGCGACAGGCTCAAATTGAAGACACTTTGAGACTGGCTGAATTTCCAAACTTTGGTGCAACAGTAAACTTTAATGAAATGACCCAGCCGTTTACCATCAACGCTACCATGAACCTTGGTGCTGAGGCAGAGCAGATTAACCTCCCCGATACGCTTTCTATGGTTTCAAATAAGCTGTGGGGTTTCCATACCGAAACGACCTCTGCGTTTAATGCTGAGGTCTGCTTTTCTCTGCAACAAATAGACCTCTCTAACATTGATACGGCATTGTTATCAATCGCGAAAAGAGAATCTGATCAATCCGAATGGAACTTGTTGTCCTCTTCCTTGACGGACAACCAAGAATCGATTTGTGCATCAGGAATTACCTCTTTCAGTGATTTCACTATTGTTGAACGCCCGCAGCAGAATACCAATGTTTCCACAGAAGATGAAAATCTACCGCATTCATTTACTCTTAAAAATGCCTACCCCAATCCCTTCAACCCCACTACAACCATCAGTTATTCAATTCCCGAGGCAGGAGATGTCCGCCTGACCGTTTATAACCTGGTGGGGCAAAAAATTTCCACCTTGGTTAACGAAAGGCAATCTGCCGGATCGTATCAAATTGACTTTGATGCCGGTCAGTTATCAAGCGGAATCTATTTTTACCGGCTGGAAGCGGGAGGGCAGGTTCGTGTTAAAAAAATGACGCTGCTTAAATAA
- the cutA gene encoding divalent-cation tolerance protein CutA yields MYKNLRLLYITTPNKEEAQKIGRALVEENLAACANIFDGMNSIYKWKGKIQEENECVLIVKTHYSRVKKVTRRVIEMHSYEVPAVVSFTITEDEGNQEYLEWLEDSSKQPFEL; encoded by the coding sequence ATGTATAAAAACCTACGTCTCCTCTACATCACTACCCCAAATAAAGAAGAAGCTCAGAAAATAGGCCGAGCTCTGGTTGAAGAAAACCTTGCGGCCTGTGCCAATATTTTTGATGGCATGAATTCCATTTACAAATGGAAGGGTAAAATTCAGGAAGAAAACGAGTGCGTGCTGATTGTTAAAACGCATTACTCACGGGTTAAAAAAGTTACCCGCCGCGTGATAGAAATGCACAGCTACGAAGTACCGGCCGTAGTATCCTTTACCATTACCGAAGATGAAGGTAACCAGGAGTACCTGGAGTGGCTGGAGGACTCATCCAAACAGCCCTTTGAGCTTTAA